The Leptospirales bacterium sequence GCGCCGTCGCCAGAGAATTGTCCGTTTGCCCGAGAGTCTGCAATTTGCAAAGCCAGCTTCGCAGCTGGAGGCTGATGCTACAGTCGAGAATCTCCGTCAAATTATCATGGACACTGTAAATGATAGCGAGCTTCCCGAAGCGATGCGGGAGGCGCTGCGATTGCGTTACCTGTTCCAATTTGATCTTGATACCATTGCTCAGGCGGTGGGCAAGTCCCGATCTTCTGTCAGCCGCCTGTTGCAAAGGGGTACAAGGGCGCTGCTGGCTAAATTCGAGGCCGCTGGATACGACTCCGAACTACTTGAAGGCTCTGGCAATGAATGAGAACCACAAGCAACGATTGGCGGATGAGGATGTGCGCAATTGGCCCCCTTTGTTGCGGGATGTGCGGCAACCATTGGAGGCGATGCCTGAGGAATTGCTCCATACACTGATTAATGCAACGGCTGCGGTCGCAAAGAGTCGTAGAGAGGCCAGATTTGCTCGTCTGCGTCCCTACCTCCTGACTGCGGCTTCATTGATTCTCGCATCTGGCCTGGCTATCTATTTCTGGCAAGCGGCCAGCGCCTCAGGTGTGGACATTCTGTTTTTTCGCGGAGTTGGCGCAATAGGCGATCTGCAATTCGATGCACAGCACAAGCCTTCGCGACTGCCAAATGGCCGGACAGTTACGCTGGAAACTGGCGCGCGAATGCTGCTGCCGGTAGGCGGCGGTCAACTGGAGGTCCAGGGCCCCGCGCGCTTCCAGTTAACAGGAACAGTCCCCCTGCAGTTACAACTTCATTCGGGCGTCTTCACGATCATGTCTTCGAATCAGGGCGCCGGGCCGGCATGGATCCTGTTTCAGGGTGGAAAAGAGTATGCTCCGCTCGGGACAGCGCTGAAACTCAGCGTATTGCCTAACGATAGTGCGGAGCTGGTATTGGTCCATGGTCGCATTCGCATCAGCTCCGCGACCGGAGAGCGCGAGTTTGTTGCTGGCAGCTTGCTGCGCCTCGGCTCCGACAATCTGAGCCTGGTCCGGTCAGCGCGCCTGTCTGCGGCGCAGCTGCAGCAGGCCGGGCAAGAACTCGAACGGTTGCGCGCGGAACGTTCCGGCGCTATTGGGCTCGATGGCGCAGTCGATTTCTCTTCGCCGGAGGCGATTCGCCGTCATTATGGTTCGTTGCAGCAGATTGTTCTTAAGGACGGACGGAGCTATACTGGATATGCCCTCAGTAGCCCCGGACGGATATCCATCCACACGGTCTTCGGAATTGTCCAGGTTCCAACAGCCGAATTGGCTGAGCGCAGGGAAATCTAGAATTCCATCCAGCCTTGGTTTTTTTGCAACTACCGAGGCGCTCGATCGTAGATACGCATGGAATCCCAATTTCGATCCCGAACTTTTTCTTCCTGGCAAATGGCGGCGGCCTTAGGCCTTTGCCTGACCTTTACTGGACTCTGGGCACAAACCCGCAGCGTTGGCCGCGGTAGCCTGGATAGCGACTCAGTGGCAGTTTCGGTTGGCAGTGTGGCCTGGCGTCCGGCTGTTGCATTGAACGCGGCAGCGCTCCAGGACAGCCGCAGCTTTAACAAGAGTCTATTTAACGGATACAGAGTTTCTGCAGGCGCTCCCGGCATATTCAAGGGAACATCCTATGGACTGAGGCTAGCTTTCATGGACGAGGAGGGCTTTGACGCTGGATATCTGGAATTGGGTCGAACCGTCGCTAGCGCTGCCGGCTTTCGAAGCGAATCGGCAGTGCGCACTCAGTTCATTGTAGCGGGTATTCCGGTGTCACTGCAGACTCTGGAGGACACCTCCTTCGAGGGGAACCGCGCCAATCAGACCAGCCTCAGCTACACGCACGAATTTCGCCCCTGGTATTCCGATGCCAGTGTGTTGTCCGGTCTAGCGATGCGAGTCGGTATTCAGGCTCATTCGGACCAGTCACGTTCCGATGTCGTTATAGTTTCAACGACTGGCGCCTTGACAGGATTGTCCTCCTTCGGAGAATTACGGAATCGCGAAACCGGCGGGCTGGGTCGACTGGGGATTGGCTACTACCTTGCAGTTAGCGAATCCCTGCGACTTGAAGCCGGGTTCCTCTACCTGAATGGCAAGGGATCGGGAACCAGAGAGCAAAACACAAGCATCCTTTTCGGCATTTTGCCAATTCCGATTGGCCGCGCGACCGAGTATGATTTTAATCAGGACGGCCAACGCTTCGAGCTAGCCGGGGGATACCGAATATCTGATTCGATAGTCCTCCGAGTAGCCATAGCCGATCAGCAGCTGCGCCGAACTGTGACGAGCGCAACGACCGATACAACTGCCGACCTTGCTTTTGTTCTTGTGAATGGCTTTCTCACGGGCGGTCCCGTCGGCCCCGCGTTGCTTCCATTGCTGGCTGAGTCGCGTCTTGCCGATTTCGGTCCGCTCCCGACATCGCTGGACCGAATGCAGAGTATCAGTGCGGAAATTCAATTGCGCTACTAACTGACGGCCAGACTTTGCAGCATAGGACGCTCAACTAGAAATCCTTCTTGCCAGCGCTTTGCTTGACGAGAGTTTGCACCCGCAATGAGCGCTGCAGGCTCTCGCTCTCTGTGCTTTCTGTCGGCGGTTTTAGCTGTGGTCTTGCCGGCTTCTGAGGCCAATGCTGACACCCTGTTCCTGCGCGGCGGCCTGGTGCTTCGCAATGTTCGGGTCCTACCGGGCGAACAAGTCCAGCAGGTCGTGTTTTCCGACGGTCGAATCCAACTTGTACCCAACGGGGATGTGCTTCGAACAGTTGTGGCTCCCGTACAATGGGCTGGCGCCACTTCGACCGAGGCGATTCGCGATCGAGTGGAATCTGCCATTGCG is a genomic window containing:
- a CDS encoding sigma-70 family RNA polymerase sigma factor, yielding METNYLAVGEVESLILEKNSELYTCSLHLCRDRDMAADILQSVFLKFLTMVQKGRIKRQGAVGYLVRMVRNESITEWRRRQRIVRLPESLQFAKPASQLEADATVENLRQIIMDTVNDSELPEAMREALRLRYLFQFDLDTIAQAVGKSRSSVSRLLQRGTRALLAKFEAAGYDSELLEGSGNE